In the genome of Conger conger chromosome 8, fConCon1.1, whole genome shotgun sequence, one region contains:
- the gpr37b gene encoding prosaposin receptor GPR37b: MQVLILRVIFFLAFNVAVQTHRHDDKLRTNIVTKNYNVTHKNVHKTSENGRRWHRAYRRVITDMDNTRGQATGVSSWDAIKTLVRDINATSFKMKMIAEDKTKLYGYKHEMYFNRTEADNLKNHREPRRRRKEKFNSQMAAAMETIGDGYSSSKPPSGNKLGGRKRNHRRKRGTIDGQNKSIKSLIKKQSKNSLLTAQLETSPDASLAVWEPIPLPLALNQSTDFPFDTRNYELFTLPDDDLGEITPLIPLNTREKKNWIRNPFYPVTNESYGAFAIVCVSMIIFSVGIIGNIAIMCIVCHNYYMRSISNSLLANLALWDFVIIFFCLPLVIYHELTKTWLLGEFSCKIIPYIEVASLGVTTFTLCALCIDRFRAATNVQMYYEMIENCASTSAKLAVIWIGALLLALPELIIRQLATEEGEPADSGPCERCVVRISTQLPDTVYVLGLTYDGARLWWYFGCYFCLPTLFTIGSSLVTARKIRQAEKAAVRGNKKQIQLESQMNCTVVALAILYGFCVIPENVCNIVSAYMAAGVPRRTMDVLQLVSQMLLFCKSAGTPVLLFCLCRPFSRAFLDCCCCCCEECGTAKSSAATSDDNDHECTTELELSPFSTIRREMSAYTSVGTHC, encoded by the exons ATGCAGGTGTTAATTTTGAGAGTGATATTTTTCCTAGCATTTAATGTAGCGGTGCAAACGCACAGACATGATGATAAATTAAGGACTAATATCGTTACGAAAAACTACAAcgtcacacacaaaaatgtgcaCAAAACCTCAGAAAATGGAAGGAGATGGCACCGAGCATATAGGAGAGTAATCACTGATATGGACAATACGAGGGGACAAGCCACAGGTGTGTCCTCATGGGACGCCATCAAGACTTTGGTGCGAGACATAAACGCAACCTCTTTTAAGATGAAAATGATTGCAGAAGATAAAACAAAGCTGTATGGATACAAACACGAAATGTATTTTAACAGAACGGAAGCAGACAATCTGAAAAACCACAGAGAGCCTCGGAGGCGAAGGAAAGAAAAGTTTAATTCTCAGATGGCCGCTGCCATGGAAACAATAGGTGATGGATACAGTTCATCTAAGCCTCCTTCAGGGAACAAGCTGGGGGGACGCAAGAGGAACCACAGACGCAAAAGAGGCACCATAGACGGCCAGAATAAATCCATTAAGAGTTTAATAAAAAAGCAGAGTAAAAATAGCCTTCTCACTGCACAGTTAGAAACTTCACCTGATGCCTCTCTCGCTGTGTGGGAACCAATCCCCCTACCTCTTGCCCTAAACCAGTCCACTGATTTTCCATTCGATACTAGAAATTACGAGTTATTTACTTTACCGGACGATGACCTTGGGGAAATAACACCACTGATCCCCCTTAATACGCGGGAGAAGAAAAACTGGATCAGAAACCCTTTCTACCCCGTAACCAATGAATCATATGGAGCGTTCGCCATCGTGTGTGTTTCTATGATAATTTTCTCTGTGGGGATAATCGGGAACATTGCAATCATGTGCATCGTATGTCACAATTACTACATGCGGAGCATCTCCAATTCGCTTTTAGCCAATCTGGCCCTGTGGGATTTCGTGATCATCTTCTTTTGCTTGCCCCTTGTGATTTACCACGAGCTGACGAAAACCTGGTTGCTGGGGGAGTTCTCCTGTAAAATCATACCATACATCGAG GTGGCCTCGCTGGGAGTAACCACGTTCACGCTGTGTGCGCTGTGCATCGACCGTTTCCGGGCGGCGACCAACGTGCAGATGTACTACGAGATGATCGAGAACTGCGCCTCCACCTCGGCCAAGCTGGCGGTGATCTGGATCGGCGCTCTGCTGCTGGCCCTGCCCGAGCTCATCATCCGGCAGCTGGCCACGGAGGAGGGCGAGCCGGCCGACTCGGGCCCCTGCGAGCGCTGCGTGGTGCGCATCTCCACCCAGCTCCCAGACACCGTCTACGTCCTGGGGCTCACCTACGACGGCGCCCGGCTCTGGTGGTACTTCGGCTGCTACTTCTGCCTGCCCACCCTCTTCACCATCGGCAGCTCCCTGGTGACGGCCCGCAAGATCCGCCAGGCCGAGAAGGCCGCCGTCCGTGGCAACAAGAAGCAGATCCAGCTGGAGAGCCAGATGAACTGCACGGTGGTGGCGCTGGCCATCCTGTACGGCTTCTGCGTCATCCCCGAGAACGTGTGCAACATCGTGTCGGCCTACATGGCGGCCGGCGTGCCCCGCCGCACCATGGACGTGCTGCAGCTGGTCAGCCAGATGCTGCTGTTCTGCAAGTCCGCCGGCACGCCCGTGCTGCTCTTCTGCCTGTGCCGGCCGTTCAGCCGCGCCTTCCtggactgctgctgctgctgctgcgagGAGTGCGGCACCGCCAAGTCCTCGGCCGCCACCAGCGACGACAACGACCACGAGTGCACCACCGAGCTGGAGCTGTCGCCCTTCAGCACCATCCGCCGCGAGATGTCCGCCTACACGTCTGTGGGGACCCACTGCTGA